From one Neorhizobium galegae genomic stretch:
- a CDS encoding ABC transporter substrate-binding protein, protein MTTCMVNRISGNAVSRILLRAGVAVTGLLALLGVAQAQDAPTKGTVNIVGFSGVFADNYQKFIIEPFKAKHPGIDVTYQQSKNSAETLALLTLQRADPKIDIALIDVAVAIKASKDGIFAKLDPAKVKVLDEMPAWARLDGDKAVAFSQDNLAILYNTDTVKQPPTSWNDLADPKYKGKIAAKLGDTRGVILLPILDKLAGADYKQSIDPALGLLKKIAPNVSTWEPAPDCYAVIQSGEVDLSICWNGRAQYLHDTQGGKIGVAAPKEGSIGQTNTIGLVESSKNAAAAQLFINYALGTEAQAAFAEKSFYGPVNTKVNLPDAVAARIYGSKEAQAAQMSLDWNFVAEKYSAWIQRINREVIALN, encoded by the coding sequence ATGACGACATGCATGGTGAATAGGATATCAGGGAATGCGGTTTCGCGGATCTTGCTCCGCGCCGGCGTGGCTGTCACCGGGCTGCTGGCGCTGCTGGGCGTGGCTCAGGCGCAGGACGCCCCCACCAAAGGTACGGTCAACATCGTCGGCTTTTCCGGCGTGTTCGCCGACAACTACCAGAAGTTCATCATCGAACCGTTCAAGGCCAAACATCCGGGCATCGACGTAACCTATCAGCAGAGCAAGAACTCTGCGGAGACGCTGGCGCTGTTGACCCTGCAGCGCGCCGATCCGAAGATCGACATCGCGCTAATCGACGTTGCCGTCGCCATCAAGGCCAGCAAGGACGGCATTTTCGCCAAGCTCGACCCCGCCAAGGTCAAGGTGCTCGACGAGATGCCCGCCTGGGCTCGTCTCGACGGTGACAAGGCCGTCGCGTTTTCGCAGGACAACCTGGCGATCCTCTACAATACCGATACCGTCAAGCAGCCGCCGACCAGCTGGAACGATCTGGCGGACCCCAAATACAAGGGTAAGATCGCCGCAAAGCTTGGCGATACCCGCGGTGTCATCCTGCTGCCGATTCTCGACAAGCTGGCGGGTGCCGACTACAAGCAGAGCATCGACCCCGCCCTCGGTCTCCTGAAGAAGATCGCACCGAACGTCTCGACCTGGGAGCCGGCTCCGGACTGCTATGCGGTGATCCAGAGCGGCGAAGTCGATCTCTCGATTTGCTGGAACGGCCGTGCGCAGTACCTGCACGACACACAGGGCGGCAAGATCGGCGTCGCGGCCCCGAAGGAAGGTTCGATCGGCCAGACCAACACAATCGGCCTCGTCGAGAGCTCCAAGAACGCCGCGGCGGCCCAGCTCTTCATCAACTATGCGCTCGGCACCGAAGCGCAGGCGGCGTTCGCCGAGAAGAGCTTCTATGGTCCGGTCAATACCAAGGTGAACCTGCCGGACGCCGTTGCTGCCCGCATCTACGGCTCGAAGGAAGCGCAGGCCGCCCAGATGTCGCTCGACTGGAATTTCGTCGCCGAGAAATACTCGGCCTGGATCCAGCGCATCAACCGCGAAGTCATCGCGCTCAATTGA
- a CDS encoding ABC transporter permease, whose amino-acid sequence MQSNPLLGRIAWNTLIALLYLFLLAPIIVVFIISFDTRQYLAFPPESFSFGSYVKVFQNVKFISAFWRSLVIGAVVGLVAVSAGMLLSLSLVRYQFRGKAAVNFLILAPFLVPHIVLAVGIMLVIAPLGLLDSYPGIVLAHLGITIPYTVRTITMSLMAVDTRVEEAALVHGASPRMVFWRITLPLVRPGLIAGGVIAFLISFDEATISLFIVSVKASTLPTEIYHYLEYSTDPQIAALSVVLILISVGVVMAVEKLIGLRKAL is encoded by the coding sequence ATGCAGAGCAATCCACTCCTCGGCCGGATCGCCTGGAATACGCTGATCGCGCTGCTTTACCTGTTCCTGCTGGCGCCGATCATCGTTGTCTTCATCATCTCCTTCGATACACGCCAGTATCTCGCCTTCCCGCCGGAGAGCTTCTCCTTCGGCTCCTATGTAAAGGTCTTCCAGAACGTCAAGTTCATCTCGGCCTTCTGGCGGAGCCTTGTCATCGGCGCGGTTGTCGGCCTCGTCGCGGTTTCTGCCGGAATGCTGCTGTCGTTGTCGCTGGTGCGTTACCAATTCCGTGGCAAGGCGGCGGTGAACTTCCTTATCCTCGCGCCGTTCCTGGTGCCGCATATCGTTCTTGCCGTCGGCATCATGCTGGTGATCGCGCCGCTCGGCCTGCTGGATAGCTATCCGGGCATCGTGCTTGCCCATCTCGGCATCACGATCCCCTACACCGTCAGAACGATCACCATGAGCCTGATGGCGGTGGATACCCGCGTCGAGGAAGCAGCCCTCGTCCATGGCGCATCGCCGCGTATGGTGTTCTGGCGCATCACCCTGCCGCTGGTGCGGCCCGGGCTGATCGCGGGCGGCGTGATTGCCTTCCTCATCTCCTTCGACGAAGCGACGATCTCGCTCTTTATCGTGTCGGTCAAGGCTTCGACGCTGCCGACGGAAATCTACCACTATCTCGAATATTCCACCGATCCGCAGATCGCCGCCCTCTCCGTCGTCCTGATCCTGATCTCGGTCGGGGTGGTGATGGCGGTCGAAAAGCTGATCGGCCTACGCAAGGCGCTCTGA
- a CDS encoding ABC transporter ATP-binding protein, translating into MADHHVVIDNLVKTYPGAQKPSVDHVSFSLPRGEMLALLGPSGCGKTTILRMIAGLIAPTSGAIRLEGRDVSSLAVYKRNMGMVFQAYALFPHMTVAQNVSFGLEMRKVGRAEREERVRKALDLVKLTGLGDRKVSQLSGGQQQRAAIARSLVIEPELLLLDEPLSNLDAKLRDEMRDEIRDIQARTGVTAIFVTHDQDEALSMADRLAVMSAGRLEQVGTPREIFDRPQTEFVASFIGAGTFFEGRVAEPGLAVVEGLKTLRFVGEAPVGSTVKLMIRPHRLVLADSAGHPNSFTGTVEHIVYRGQILTLNIRCGGRLLQADLPTHAGVLPEKGDEVTLAVAPQDVTLVGQVAP; encoded by the coding sequence ATGGCTGATCATCACGTCGTCATCGACAATCTCGTGAAGACCTATCCAGGCGCCCAGAAGCCTTCCGTGGATCACGTCAGCTTCTCGCTGCCGCGCGGCGAGATGCTGGCCCTGCTTGGCCCCTCGGGGTGTGGCAAGACAACGATCCTGCGCATGATAGCAGGCCTGATCGCCCCGACCTCAGGAGCGATCAGGCTCGAGGGCAGGGATGTGTCGTCGCTTGCCGTCTACAAGCGCAACATGGGCATGGTCTTCCAGGCCTATGCCCTGTTTCCCCATATGACAGTCGCCCAGAATGTCTCGTTCGGCCTCGAAATGCGCAAGGTCGGCCGCGCCGAACGGGAGGAGCGTGTCCGCAAGGCGCTCGATCTCGTCAAGCTCACCGGGCTTGGCGACCGCAAGGTCAGCCAGCTATCCGGCGGTCAGCAGCAGCGCGCGGCGATTGCCCGCTCGCTGGTGATCGAGCCGGAACTTTTGCTGCTCGACGAACCGCTTTCCAATCTCGATGCCAAGCTTCGCGACGAGATGCGCGATGAGATCCGCGATATCCAGGCGCGCACCGGCGTCACGGCGATCTTCGTCACCCATGACCAGGACGAGGCCTTGTCCATGGCAGACCGCCTGGCGGTGATGTCCGCCGGGCGTCTGGAACAGGTCGGCACGCCGCGCGAGATTTTCGACCGGCCTCAGACCGAGTTCGTCGCGTCCTTCATCGGTGCAGGGACCTTCTTCGAAGGCCGGGTAGCCGAACCCGGCCTTGCCGTGGTCGAAGGGCTGAAGACGCTGCGTTTCGTCGGTGAAGCGCCGGTGGGATCGACGGTCAAACTGATGATCCGGCCGCACAGGCTGGTCCTCGCCGACAGTGCCGGCCACCCGAACAGCTTTACCGGAACCGTGGAGCACATCGTCTATCGCGGCCAGATCCTGACGCTGAACATTCGATGCGGGGGCAGGCTGCTGCAGGCGGATCTTCCCACTCACGCCGGCGTGTTGCCCGAAAAAGGCGACGAGGTGACGCTCGCCGTCGCCCCACAAGACGTGACCCTGGTCGGGCAGGTGGCGCCATGA
- a CDS encoding ABC transporter permease — protein sequence MSAATLPAAGTSPANASRGILLMLLLPGLIALAITFLLPLIWLLRASFASSTMGAFSGGNWTVQSYSAVLFDPFYWRIAWNTLVLGFNVAIFAVILSYPIALFLARTESRFRGVLTALAVAPLLTSSVVRTYGWMVILGDRGVINSTLQSLSLTGGVIRLTNNSFGATVALIEILMPYAILAMLSGFGRLNTQLEEAAAMLGANRLRVFTRIILPLSAPGVLTAALLVFVLAISSFVTPRLMGGGRVFVLGTEVFNEATVTLNWPLAAALSVMLLILFSSIILLYQRALRALET from the coding sequence ATGAGTGCCGCCACACTTCCGGCCGCCGGGACATCACCGGCAAACGCGTCGCGCGGGATATTGCTGATGTTGCTGTTGCCGGGGCTCATCGCTCTTGCGATCACCTTCCTGCTGCCGCTGATATGGCTTTTGCGGGCCTCCTTCGCATCCTCGACGATGGGCGCGTTCAGCGGCGGAAACTGGACGGTGCAATCCTATTCGGCGGTGCTGTTCGATCCGTTTTACTGGCGGATAGCCTGGAACACGCTGGTGCTCGGCTTCAACGTGGCGATCTTTGCGGTGATCCTGTCCTATCCGATCGCGCTGTTCCTGGCGCGCACGGAAAGCCGCTTTCGCGGTGTCCTGACGGCACTTGCCGTCGCACCGCTGCTGACGTCGTCGGTCGTCAGAACCTATGGCTGGATGGTCATCCTCGGAGACCGCGGCGTGATCAACAGCACGCTCCAGTCTCTTTCGCTGACGGGCGGGGTCATCCGGCTCACCAATAACAGCTTTGGTGCCACGGTTGCGCTGATCGAAATCCTGATGCCCTATGCCATCCTTGCGATGCTCAGCGGTTTCGGGCGGCTGAACACGCAACTCGAGGAGGCCGCCGCCATGCTCGGGGCGAACCGCTTGAGGGTCTTCACGCGCATCATCCTGCCGCTCAGCGCCCCCGGCGTGCTCACTGCAGCGCTTCTGGTCTTCGTACTGGCGATTTCCTCATTCGTCACGCCGCGGCTGATGGGCGGCGGACGCGTTTTCGTGCTCGGCACCGAAGTCTTCAACGAGGCGACGGTCACGCTCAACTGGCCTTTGGCGGCAGCCCTGTCGGTCATGCTGCTGATCCTGTTCAGCAGCATTATCCTGCTTTACCAGCGCGCTTTGCGCGCATTGGAGACGTGA